In Sphingomonas sp. SORGH_AS_0950, the following are encoded in one genomic region:
- a CDS encoding acyl-CoA carboxylase subunit beta: protein MASTMVELERRRAAARAGGGEKRVAAQHAKGKLTARERLDVLLDEGSFEELDMFVEHNCTDFGMTEQIVPGDGVVTGSGTINGRLVFVFSQDFTVFGGSLSERHAQKICKIMDMAMKVGAPVIGLNDSGGARIQEGVASLGGYAEVFQRNVLASGVVPQLSLIMGPCAGGAVYSPAMTDFIFMVKDSSYMFVTGPDVVKTVTNEVVTQEALGGAVTHTTKTGVADVAFEDDIEALLAARDFIDFLPANNREGVPERPTADAWDRIEESLDTLIPASANQPYDMHELIAKVVDEGDFFEVQPAHGANIITGFGRIEGRTVGFVANQPMVLAGVLDINASRKAARFVRFCDAFEIPIVTFVDVPGFLPGTAQEHNGIIKHGAKLLFAYAEATVPKITVITRKAYGGAYDVMASKHLRGDLNYAWPTAEIAVMGARGAVEIIFRGKTPEEIAERTAEYEARFANPFVAASKGFIDEVIQPHSTRRRIALGLRKLRNKDLANPWKKHDNLPL, encoded by the coding sequence ATGGCATCGACGATGGTCGAACTGGAACGCCGCCGCGCGGCCGCGCGGGCCGGTGGTGGCGAGAAGCGCGTCGCCGCGCAGCACGCCAAGGGCAAGCTGACCGCGCGCGAGCGGCTCGACGTGCTGCTGGACGAGGGCAGCTTCGAGGAGCTCGACATGTTCGTCGAGCATAATTGCACCGATTTCGGCATGACCGAGCAGATCGTCCCCGGCGACGGCGTGGTGACGGGTTCGGGCACGATCAACGGGCGGCTGGTCTTCGTCTTCAGCCAGGACTTCACCGTGTTCGGCGGCTCGCTGTCCGAACGTCATGCCCAGAAGATCTGCAAGATCATGGACATGGCGATGAAGGTCGGCGCGCCCGTCATCGGCCTGAACGACAGCGGCGGCGCGCGCATCCAGGAGGGCGTGGCATCGCTGGGCGGCTATGCCGAGGTGTTCCAGCGCAATGTGCTGGCCAGCGGCGTGGTCCCGCAGCTTTCGCTCATCATGGGCCCCTGCGCGGGCGGCGCGGTCTATAGCCCGGCGATGACCGACTTCATCTTCATGGTGAAGGATTCGAGCTATATGTTCGTCACCGGCCCCGATGTGGTGAAGACGGTGACCAACGAGGTCGTGACCCAGGAAGCGCTGGGCGGTGCTGTGACCCACACGACCAAGACCGGCGTCGCCGACGTCGCGTTCGAGGACGATATCGAGGCGCTGCTGGCGGCGCGCGATTTCATCGACTTCCTGCCCGCCAACAACCGCGAAGGCGTGCCCGAACGGCCGACGGCGGACGCCTGGGACCGCATCGAGGAGAGCCTCGACACGCTGATCCCCGCCAGCGCCAACCAGCCCTATGACATGCACGAGCTGATCGCCAAGGTCGTGGACGAGGGCGATTTCTTCGAGGTGCAGCCCGCGCACGGCGCCAACATCATCACCGGCTTCGGCCGGATCGAGGGGCGCACGGTCGGCTTCGTCGCCAACCAGCCGATGGTCTTGGCGGGGGTGCTCGACATCAATGCCAGCCGCAAGGCGGCGCGGTTCGTGCGCTTCTGCGATGCGTTCGAGATTCCGATCGTGACCTTTGTCGACGTACCCGGCTTCCTGCCCGGCACCGCCCAGGAGCATAACGGCATCATCAAGCATGGCGCGAAACTGCTCTTCGCCTATGCCGAGGCGACGGTCCCGAAGATCACGGTCATCACGCGGAAAGCCTATGGCGGCGCCTACGACGTGATGGCGTCCAAGCATTTGCGGGGCGACCTCAACTATGCCTGGCCGACCGCCGAGATCGCGGTGATGGGGGCCAGGGGCGCGGTCGAGATCATCTTCCGGGGCAAGACGCCGGAGGAGATCGCCGAGCGGACGGCCGAGTATGAGGCGCGCTTCGCCAATCCGTTCGTGGCGGCGTCGAAGGGTTTCATCGATGAGGTGATCCAGCCGCATTCCACCCGCCGCCGCATCGCGCTGGGCCTGCGCAAGCTGCGCAACAAGGACCTCGCCAACCCGTGGAAGAAGCATGACAACCTGCCGCTCTGA
- a CDS encoding 50S ribosomal protein L11 methyltransferase has protein sequence MSADSWKLTLPCTRDEAEAIDAADDLAIEAVIMTTEEVEDDREHWRLDAYFEAEPDAATIEAIRALVPSAGNHPATVEHVPAQDWVTMSQAGLAPLSVGRFFVHTGDEAVPEGKRGFHIPAGRAFGTGHHETTSGCLAMLDAMADESVTNAIDVGTGTGLLAFAVRHIWPDAKVVATDIDPIAIDVTAENAAINGVDGVALIVADGALADPIMAGAPYDLVVANILAGPLISMAPELAAIAGPEATLVLAGLLETQRADVVAAYEACGCALETVDRRGDWSVLRLRAGAQRFVPSGPFDPKGRDGWALDI, from the coding sequence ATGTCCGCTGACAGCTGGAAGCTGACGCTGCCCTGCACCCGCGACGAGGCGGAGGCGATCGACGCGGCCGACGACCTGGCGATCGAGGCGGTCATCATGACCACCGAGGAGGTGGAGGACGACCGCGAGCATTGGCGGCTCGACGCTTATTTCGAAGCCGAGCCCGACGCCGCCACCATTGAAGCGATCCGCGCGCTGGTGCCGAGCGCAGGGAATCACCCCGCCACGGTCGAGCATGTGCCCGCGCAGGACTGGGTGACGATGAGCCAGGCGGGGCTGGCGCCGCTCTCGGTCGGGCGGTTCTTCGTCCATACGGGTGACGAGGCGGTGCCCGAAGGCAAGCGCGGTTTCCACATCCCGGCGGGCCGCGCCTTCGGCACCGGGCATCATGAGACGACCAGCGGTTGCCTGGCCATGCTCGACGCGATGGCGGATGAAAGCGTGACGAATGCCATCGACGTCGGCACCGGCACCGGCCTGCTCGCCTTTGCCGTGCGGCACATCTGGCCGGACGCCAAGGTCGTGGCGACCGATATCGACCCCATCGCGATCGACGTGACCGCCGAGAATGCCGCGATCAACGGCGTCGACGGGGTCGCGCTGATCGTCGCCGACGGCGCGCTGGCCGATCCGATCATGGCGGGGGCGCCCTATGACCTGGTCGTCGCCAATATCCTGGCCGGGCCGCTGATCTCGATGGCGCCGGAACTGGCGGCGATCGCGGGGCCCGAGGCGACGCTGGTGCTCGCCGGGTTGCTGGAGACGCAGCGGGCGGACGTGGTCGCGGCCTATGAAGCGTGCGGCTGTGCGCTGGAGACGGTCGACCGGCGCGGCGACTGGAGCGTGCTGCGGCTGCGGGCAGGGGCTCAGCGGTTCGTGCCGAGCGGGCCGTTCGACCCCAAGGGGCGGGATGGTTGGGCTTTGGATATCTAA
- a CDS encoding SDR family NAD(P)-dependent oxidoreductase — protein MTTILVTGSSRGIGAAIASTLGAMPETRVLGHGTRSGIAGDLSEEGAPAHLWAAALEQAGGTIDVLVNNAGIFEASPLDADDWSESWARTMQVNLTASAELCRLAVLHWQARGQGGRIVNIASRAAYRGDSPAHWHYAASKGGMVAMTKTIARGYAAQGILAFAVCPGFTMTGMADDYLASRGGDKLLADIPLGRVASPEEVAATVRFLCTDAPPSMTGAVLDINGASYVR, from the coding sequence ATGACGACGATCCTGGTAACCGGAAGCAGCCGAGGCATCGGCGCGGCCATCGCATCGACCCTGGGCGCCATGCCCGAAACGCGCGTGCTGGGGCATGGCACGCGCAGCGGCATCGCCGGGGATCTGTCCGAGGAGGGCGCGCCCGCCCACCTCTGGGCCGCGGCGCTGGAACAGGCGGGCGGGACGATCGACGTGCTGGTCAACAATGCCGGCATCTTCGAGGCCAGCCCGCTCGACGCCGACGACTGGTCGGAAAGCTGGGCGCGGACGATGCAGGTCAACCTGACCGCCTCGGCCGAACTCTGCCGTCTGGCGGTGCTGCACTGGCAGGCGCGGGGGCAGGGCGGCCGGATCGTCAACATCGCCAGCCGCGCCGCCTATCGCGGCGACTCGCCCGCCCATTGGCATTATGCCGCGTCCAAGGGCGGCATGGTCGCGATGACCAAGACGATCGCGCGGGGCTATGCCGCGCAAGGCATCCTGGCCTTTGCCGTCTGCCCCGGCTTCACCATGACCGGCATGGCCGACGACTATCTGGCCAGCCGGGGCGGGGACAAGCTGCTCGCCGACATCCCGCTCGGCCGCGTCGCCTCGCCCGAGGAGGTCGCCGCGACCGTCCGTTTCCTGTGCACCGATGCGCCGCCTTCGATGACCGGCGCGGTCCTCGACATCAATGGAGCAAGCTATGTCCGCTGA